The Candidatus Eisenbacteria bacterium genome includes a window with the following:
- a CDS encoding transcriptional regulator gives MKVAKSARVMPAKALAKASAKTPVKAPAKSPAKAAARGAAVRHVASKRGTT, from the coding sequence GTGAAGGTCGCCAAGTCCGCTCGTGTCATGCCGGCCAAGGCCCTGGCCAAGGCCTCGGCCAAGACTCCGGTCAAGGCCCCCGCCAAGTCGCCGGCCAAGGCCGCGGCCCGCGGCGCCGCCGTCCGGCACGTCGCCTCCAAACGCGGCACGAC